A single genomic interval of Antechinus flavipes isolate AdamAnt ecotype Samford, QLD, Australia chromosome 1, AdamAnt_v2, whole genome shotgun sequence harbors:
- the NME3 gene encoding nucleoside diphosphate kinase 3 — protein MICLVLTIFANIFPSAWTGLNERTFLAIKPDGFQRRLVGEIIERFEKKGFKLVGLKLVQASEDLLREHYSALRDRPFYSRLVKYMSSGPVVAMVWQGLDVVRSSRALIGATNPAESSPGTIRGDFCIEVGKNVIHGSDSVESARREIALWFHADELLCWEDSVDRWLYE, from the exons ATGATCTGCCTAGTGCTGACCATCTTCGCCAACATCTTCCCCTCAG CCTGGACCGGTCTGAATGAACGGACCTTCCTGGCCATCAAGCCTGACGGATTCCAGCGACGCCTAGTGGGAGAGATCATTGAGCGCTTCGAGAAGAAGGGCTTCAAGCTGGTGGGGCTGAAGCTGGTGCAG GCCTCGGAGGACCTCCTGAGGGAGCACTACTCGGCTTTGCGGGACCGGCCCTTCTACAGCCGCTTGGTCAAGTACATGAGCTCGGGCCCCGTGGTTGCCATG GTGTGGCAGGGGCTGGACGTAGTGCGCTCTTCTCGAGCCCTCATCGGAGCAACCAATCCTGCGGAGTCCTCGCCGGGCACCATCCGAGGAGATTTCTGTATCGAAGTGGGCAA AAACGTTATTCATGGCAGTGACTCAGTGGAGAGCGCCCGCCGGGAGATTGCCCTTTGGTTCCACGCAGATGAGCTGCTCTGCTGGGAAGACAGTGTAGATCGATGGTTGTACGAGTAG